CGTATATCACGGAACATCAGGAGCTACCAAAAGCAATCAGTTGATAAAGCCGTTGTTGAGACGGTGCTGCCCTGAGATAAGTTCCCCCTACCTTTCTTAAATTTTTCAATTTTTCAGAAGCACGCAGGGTTGTTCTTGAGAATTCTTCTCTTCTGCAATCGCTGATAGCGACCGTAAAATACGAAGTCAATATGAGTTCACTTATTTCTATAATAGGATAAATCAGGCAGATAGTAAAGTAGCCTAGATAAATCTTTCAATTATAATCGAAAATATGTTGTTTTTGAAAAAAAATTAATTTTCCTTTAAATTGCTTGCTATATCTATAGTGACGTCAAAAACCCCTGTTCTGTTGCCAAAAACTAGCGGGATAACCGAACTTTATTGGCTGCATTAATGGGGGGATGTTACGAATGGGTCAAAAGTCAAGGGTCAAGGGTCAAGAGTCAAAATCAATATTCAGACTCTGGACTGTTGACTTTGGACTATTGATTCTTTAGAAACCGAGGTCGGCTTTAGCTAGTTCAGCAGCGGCAAATACTTCTGCATCTGGCTTTTCTTCCCAAGTTGTATCCCCAATCTCGGCATAAAAAGTGGAGTCGTAAGGACGGGTACGCACTACTACGGGCATAGGAACGGCGTGACCTAAAATTAAAGCTTGCTGCTTAGAGTCTAACTTTGCCAACACTGAACGCAGCCCACCAGCACCAGAAACACCTGTAAAAATTGCGTCGATGTCTTTTTCATCGTTGAGCAAAGCGGTGATGCGAGTTCCTATCTGGGACATAACTTCATTATCTATCCCCGATGGACGTTGATCAACTACCAAAAGAGTTACAAAATATTTTCGCAATTCCCTGGCAATAGTCCCAAAGATTGTACTTTGTACCACTGCTGGGTCAAGGAAACGGTGTGCTTCTTCAATAGTAATCATCAATGGCGTCGGGCGATCGCAAGGATTTTTGCTTTGCAGGAATTTATCGGCTTTTTTGACGTAATGCTCGTGAATACGTCTGGTGATCATATTGGTCACCAACATATAAGAGAGCATATTGGACTGGGAACCAAATTCTATCACAACATTCTTCCCAGCTTCCAGAGACTGCACAATTTTACTAATGTAATTTTGGGGACAAACTGCCCGCATATACTTCAAACTGTCCATCCGCAAGAGTTTGCGCTGCAATGCCATGATTGAGCCTTTGTGTCCCCGCTTCTCGTCGCAGAACATCTCGATTTCTTCATTAGTCATATTCAGCAACTGGACAATCCAAGACTTGTTAAACTCGCTAAAAAGAATATTGGCGTTATCCATAGCTGCATCCGAGAGTCCTAAGTCACGGCTACATAACTTAATATCTTCAACTTCAATTTGCTCATAACTAAGAAATAGTTCTTGTGCATCGCGTACACCCCGACGTTTTGTAGATTCGGGGTCGAGGGTGTAAACTTCGACTTTACCAGGAAATAATTGCTTTAAGCCTTTTACAGTATTTACATTCTTACCTTCTGCAACCGCTTCCCAGCCATATTCAGAATGCATATCAAAAATCAAGTTTACTGCTGCATTCTTGCGGATGACGCCAGCTAACAGTAAGCGGGTGAGAAAGGATTTGCCAGTACCAGATTTACCAAATACGCCGTTACTACGTTCTACAAAGCGGTTTAAATCGATACAAACTGGTACATCCATATCCAACGGTTTACCGATGGAAAAATTACGCCTTTGAGGATCATCTTCCCAACCAAAAACGCGGCGAAAATCATCTTCATTAGCTTCGTAAACTTGACTAAAGTGGCTGGGAATAGTTTTAACAGGCAACAATTCCATCGTAGTACTAGTTTGCGGCATAAATGAAGCCAAACCAGTCGTCGATGGTACAAAGGGATTTGCAGATTTGCCATTTGTTGGGGAGAAAGATTCCTCAACTTCGGGAGTGAACATCAACATCGGTGAGAGGTTGATAGTGCCGTATGTACCACTTCCGGCTAAAACATCTCGTAAAAAAGTGTCTTCCCAACTAGGAGGGTTAGCAATGATTCGCGCGTTAGCAGCTCCGAGTGCCACATCTGTGAGCATACAAAAAAAACGCGATCGCATCCCTTGTACAACAAGAAACTTACCCACCCGCATATCTTCAACAGAAATATCCGGGTGTAATCGTACTTCTAACCCATCAGTTAGAGAACCTTGGATGACTGAACCTAATGGCTGTCCTAAATTCATTTGATTAGTTAGTCAAGAGTCAAGAGTCAAAAGCGATGCCCTGAGCTTGTCGAAGGGTCAAGCGTCAAAAGTTATTTGTTTTCCATTACCTCTCCTATGCCCCATGCCCCATCCCCTATACCCAATTACCTATTCAATCTGAATAGAAGTTGGCGCACTCCCTGCTGGTGGAGTAGTACTAATTAATGGTTTGCGAAATTGAGCGTAGAGGCGATCGCGCCAAGCAAAGAATGCTGCATAATCTGGATTCTCCGCGAATATGGGCGCTCCTTTACCTCTGGTAGATGCTGGTAAATCGAGATAAGGGCCATCAGGGAATTTTAATAATATTGATAAACCTGCAACTGCTAAGTCAGCTAGAGTAGGTTCATCTCCGGTTA
This region of Nostoc sp. UHCC 0302 genomic DNA includes:
- a CDS encoding ATP-binding protein, yielding MNLGQPLGSVIQGSLTDGLEVRLHPDISVEDMRVGKFLVVQGMRSRFFCMLTDVALGAANARIIANPPSWEDTFLRDVLAGSGTYGTINLSPMLMFTPEVEESFSPTNGKSANPFVPSTTGLASFMPQTSTTMELLPVKTIPSHFSQVYEANEDDFRRVFGWEDDPQRRNFSIGKPLDMDVPVCIDLNRFVERSNGVFGKSGTGKSFLTRLLLAGVIRKNAAVNLIFDMHSEYGWEAVAEGKNVNTVKGLKQLFPGKVEVYTLDPESTKRRGVRDAQELFLSYEQIEVEDIKLCSRDLGLSDAAMDNANILFSEFNKSWIVQLLNMTNEEIEMFCDEKRGHKGSIMALQRKLLRMDSLKYMRAVCPQNYISKIVQSLEAGKNVVIEFGSQSNMLSYMLVTNMITRRIHEHYVKKADKFLQSKNPCDRPTPLMITIEEAHRFLDPAVVQSTIFGTIARELRKYFVTLLVVDQRPSGIDNEVMSQIGTRITALLNDEKDIDAIFTGVSGAGGLRSVLAKLDSKQQALILGHAVPMPVVVRTRPYDSTFYAEIGDTTWEEKPDAEVFAAAELAKADLGF